DNA from Solanum stenotomum isolate F172 chromosome 3, ASM1918654v1, whole genome shotgun sequence:
TAAGGGCTTATTTCGCGGAACGCCTTTTGGATTTGGGTTTTTCTAGACGTGAAGTTGGtcgattaaatttcaaatttgtctgaaattcttaccaagtaagtgttaatctttgtttcctttacttttcatttacattttgccctatttttcgtttaaaatatgccaaatattaaaattcattgtttaaaagttatttttgaataaggACTGATTTTGCGGAACtccttgaatttcaaatttgtcgaaaattcttaccaaataagtgttaatctttgtttcctttacttttcatttacatttttccttatttttcgtttaaaatatgccaaatattaaagtaaaatggagattttatgttttttttaccGTTGTAGCTTtatgatgtggcaaaaaatCACTTTCTCACGCGCCTAGTAGAGTGTGTTGTCAATTTCTACACCAGGTGGACAAAAAAGGTGTACGCGacggaggaataaacaagttcgggggggtaattaaaacggaatttagtttaggtgtacaccgTATAAAAAGCTCAAGTTNNNNNNNNNNNNNNNNNNNNNNNNNNNNNNNNNNNNNNNNNNNNNNNNNNNNNNNNNNNNNNNNNNNNNNNNNCCCATTTCTGTACCATCTTTAAGTACTCTGCCAATTAACATTGAAGTAGTCTATCGAAAACAATctctctctaccccacaaagatGTAGGGATAGGGTTTGTGTACATCCTAACCTCTTCAGATTTCACTTGTAGGACAACACTGTTATGTTGTTGTATGAACTAGTTTGGGATTGAGACGTTATTTATTATGAGAGGATACAAAAACTAGAGTTGTGGGCTTGTGTTATATGCACTATAATTACCAAACATAGCAAAAGTTTTAATAAATTACCAAATATAGTGAGAGTTAATGAGTAAAATTTACTCTCTATCACTGATAATGTTATATTACTAATACATAGCGAGTTTTGCCACATTTGGTAACTATCCAAATTATCGCTATATTTGATATTGGgacaatttcaaatatatacaataaagtaattagtttacaacaaatataaatatgttttatttacataaaaactAGTCAAAAGTCATATAAACTATAAAAGAgtaaatgacataaatagtcccTCAACTATAGGATTAGGTCTAAAATGGTCCCTAAACTATACACTTAACAgatttagtcctttaactattcaaaaatttgTCAGCTTTGGttccttaactatacacttaccggttttagtcccttaactataaatttaccgattttagtcctttaagtattcacAAACTTATCAAGTttggtctttgtccatttttttttaatacaaatagctTTGGTTTTTAAAACGCACCATCCTAAACTTTGATAGTTTTTGTTCGAGAAACTTATCATGCATCATGCTAATCAatgcaatttttatttaatttactgaAATTtctttacataaaataaaatgaatagaataataaaattgatctattttaaaaaaaaatttaaaaaattgcaaatctaccattttataaattaccatttttgaaaaagtaaacaaattCCGTTCAATGAAATCGTTGGAGTACAAACTTTGGATTTAACggataataactttttttctttttataataaagtttaacaTATTGAAGTCATTAGTAACAATAATATGCTTCATTTTATCCtctgttgaataaaattatgatttatattttctttcctcgtgaatttaattttaaatcgtTGAGGTTAAGGTTCTTCGCGTAaggttaatttgaagaaaaagtaacGGAGAGAGAACCAACAGAAAAAGTTGCTAAAGGATTTAATTTCTCGAGGCATAGATTCTGTTACTATAACCTAAGCTATTTGTActaaaaaaatggacaaagaccaaacttgataagtttttgaatacttaaaggactaaaatcgataagtttatagttaagggactaaaatcgataagtgtatagttaagggaccaaaGCTGACAAGTTTTTGAATAGTTGAAGGACTAAATCCGTTAAGTGTATAGTTCAGggaccattttagacctactcctATAGTTGAgggactatttatgtcattttcttctCAAACTATACGTATACAATGTAGCTTGTCAaaagtcataaaaaaaatatattgactATACGCATATGAGCTATACATTGACTATACAGTATGATACaatcaaaaaattgaatattgtTTAACTATACATGAACTGTATACATTGACAATACATTATGATACACTAAAAAAACTGAATATTTTTAActatacatgaagtatacaACTAACTATTCAATCTTGATCAGCTAAACATCACCTCAAAACAATcccaaattttagatataaaatccttttagtatttcaattttttaaaatatataatttgcttAAAATGATTCATGTTTGCGGTACgtcgaattaaaaaaaaaaagacgaaGAAGGAGACAAAGAGAAGACTAAGGGCTCGTTTAGCcatgaatatgaaatcatgatatgattatgacatgaagttgaagttttgtttggacatatGATTTGGACTTTTTTATGGTGTAtgtttttttcataaacataaaaattcataagttgtaaaactattaaattgtctcaattctttatacaatcttaccaaataagcaaaagtcaataaaggcataatatactatcacaaaaaaattctaaaaatatacaacagtaattgatcaaactttaattcaataaaaaaaaataaacttgaacATAagttgtagtgtactagtctttaatataatcttcCCATATActtcctccatttcaaattaattgaattgttgagacatttaaaatttttcagattaacttaattgttcaattttcaagaccacttttagagtgttcttccaattttacccttcattagttagtattggaattagtgattaattaatatttagttattttaatcataaatttgaacataattaataagggtaaaaatgaaaagttatgcctaatttatgtcttaatctttcttttcttaaatagtgtgaaacacctcaacaattcaattaatttgaaatggagggagtagtacAGACAATTTTCTCACATTGAACTTACATTTTTCGATCACATGACCAAGATAACGAATCAACATTATTACTTAGAGCCATTTATCGATCAATTTGATTCGTAAATAAATTTGAGccatttccccctttttttgggtttttggaATGGGCTATTTTGTATTGGGTGGTGGGTCAAGATTCATGAAAGAATGCTTTTTCATACATCTCAAAACGACGTCGTTTGTTTCCCCTCCTCCGTACGAAGAGCAAACAACAATGAAGGAAAAGCTGTTTTCCGCACAGTTGCTTTACTACTACTGACCTCCATTGTCGGTTCTGCAATCTTCTGATGAATTGAATTGCATtggaagaagaatgaagataGTGACGTACAACGTGAACGGTTTAAGGCCACGCATACAGCAGTTCGGTTCACTTCTCAAATTGTTGGATTCACTTGATGCTGATATTATCTGTTTTCAGGAGACTAAGTTGTCGAAGCATGATCTTAGAGCCGATTTGGTTCGTGCTGAAGGTTATGAGTCTTTCTTCTCTTGTTGCACTCGTACTTCTGATCGTGGACGCTCTTCTGGATATTCCGGTAAGTTTCATGTTTAatatctccttttttttttttcacatttgtGTTAGGGCTTGTGTttgcaatttgaaaaaaaaaactattttttttaagggTGAGTTTTGGATAGCTTTTAAAAAAGTGCTTAAAGTTAATAAAGAAATGGACTTTGGGTCTAAGGCTATCCCAAAAGCTTTCTGGGGAGGGTTATACAACACCATATAAGGAGCTATGTGGGAGAATCCAACACCCTGCACAGTGCACACCCAAGAGGACAATATAGGGTGGTGGGATGAGCTCGACTCTGATACATgagaaaaaaatggattttgGGTCTAATTCAACCCAAAAGCTTGCTTATGAGGTGGGAGAGGATTTTCCAACATAAAAGGAGACCAAACACACATCACGATGTGGGAGAATCAACACCCTGCATGCCTAAGACCAGATATTAGgagctaagttgctcggactctccaaaaatgttgctgCACTAGTGTCGGATCCTctaaaaatgcactacttttgaaggGTCTGACATGCACCTAATatcatttttgaagagtctgaccAACATAGATTTGGAGCGTGTACAATATAAGGTGGGGCCCTACATCGGGTAAATAATGAATTGGGATAAACCTGAGACTCTGATAACATGATAAAGAAGTGGACTTTGGGCCCTAACTAAacctcaaaaactagctcatgaGAGAAGAATTGTCCAGGTTCATATAATGAGACCAAACACCCATCCACAACCCATGTGGAAGAATCAACACCCCTTCACAAGTCCTAGACACCAACTTCAGGTAAACAATGAATTGAGATATGCCTGATCCAGATACCATgataaagaaatgaactttgtGCTTTATTCAATATCAAAAGCTAGCTAATGAGAGGAGGATTGTCCAAAGAGACCAAACACgaatcaacaatttttttattggaaTGAAATATGCCCGAAAGAAGTGGAGAGTTATCGAGTATTGGAGCGGAATATGAATTAGAGGGGAACATATATAGAGGATTGATACAAGTGGCCTAGGTTGAGGTGGAGGGCCTGAGCGAGAATTTTCACTAAGGGGATTCAAGTATAAAGAATTAAATACACGAAAAAATCAAGGAGATTCAACATctattttatatacatataaataattgtGACGTTGTATACAACATTCAGCCTCCCTTCTTGAGGTGTAGCTGATTGTTTGATAGGTACTCTAAATTTGCATTATTCCATTCCGTGTCAATCTCAGCTGAGTTAATTTTTTCAATGAATTGTAGCTGAACTGATCTTAACCGATAGGGAAACTTTGGACTAGCTCAATTACAGGGTGCATGTGGTATGGATGAGCAGctcatttttgataaatttgcAGCAACTGAAAATAACCTGACACTGGAAAATGATTTCATCTGAGAACATTTTCGTCATACCTACAACACCCTGCATCTCTCTCTGTTTTCGCTGTCTTTAGGATTATAAAAGTTTCTTTGCATGGAGGGCAACTGTTAAGGTTGTAAATGGAAGGGTTGATCAGATTCCTTAATCATTTTGTAGTGTCAAATGAAATTTCCTTTGTCCCTTAATTCTCTGAATGTGTCAAGGCTGGAAATTAttttttgcctttttatttttttctccctaAAGAACTCGTTGAGTGCTGTTGAAGTTGATGAAACATAGAGTGTCTTAAGTCTTATGGATTggagagaaaataataaaatcttgtGGATTGTGGATAATGTGTGATCAAGGATAATCTACGCTTGGTGAAGCttaaggaatttttttcttgtataatTTTTGACATTTCTCTTTAAGACTTGGTATGTCTGAAGTAGGACAATGTAGCTAATGAAACAAACGATCGATTTTATGTCTATTTGTCCAGGTGTTGCTACCTTTTGTCGTGTAAAATCTGCATTCATGAGCAATGAAGTAGCTTTGCCGATTTCTGCAGAAGAAGGCTTCACTGGTCTCCTCGCAACATCTAAAGGATATGAACCTAGAAAGGAGAAGTGCCCTTCAATAGCTGAAGGCCTCGAGTGCTTTTCTAGAGATGAGCTTCTTAAAGTTGATAGTGAGGGACGTTGTCTGATCACTGATCATGGTCATTTTGGTGAGTACATGCTATCCACGAAAACGACAGGGATGTCTGATTCTTAGTAGTAACATAAATCACAGTCTAAAGTTTTTTTTCCGAGCCTTGTCCTTCTCTTTTTTCAACTCGCTATGTGATATAActcttcaattttcttaaaaaacttttCCTTAATGTTTTGTTGCACATTCAAGTATCTTATTTCCTACCACAGTTTGGTGATTGACAAATGTTTTCTTCTTGCAGTTCTATTCAATTTATATGGGCCCAGAGCTGTTCAAGATGACTCTGAAAGAATCCAATTTAAGCTCACATTTTTTAAGATGTTAGAGGTAATCAATTCCCACTTCGGTTTTCAAATTATGAGAACCTGAGAAGTGATATTTTCTCCTATTTTCGAATATAAGATTAGCTTTTGCTTTATTGATGATGATGTCTTGCACCAAATATCTCAAGCATCCTGTATTCTTATGTgttgtgttattttctttattggTCATAAGTTCACTACAGAGGttcatttgaagttttagttGCACCAAATCTTAACACAGATTATTGGAATGAATGGGACCCAAATAGAGCAGAAAAGATATGGAGAATTCATATAAACAATCCCAACTAATTTGGGATCAGAGTGTCTTTGATCTAAATGTTAACATAGAAAAGATTGCTGTCACACACAACATTAAATATAGTGGGTGCAAAGGCTTAGAAAATGGATCTGAGTACTTCAGAAATCCTATTTGGACAATGTTGTGGGAATCCAATGTAGTTGCCTCATTGTTGTCATTTACCTAGGGATCAAAATCTCGACCACGGCATGACTGTGGCTTTGGAAAGTATCTGTGTTATCTGGGATGTAAATTTACAATTCTTTAGGTGGGAGAAGGTTGTTGTtgaactctcttttttttatatttgtagtTGTTCTAGTCCTTTAGGGTGTAATGGCTGAAGGATTGAATATATATGGATGTAGTATATGATGAAGGATGTTTGGAATCCGGGGAGCTAGTATCATGCTTCAATTGCTTGCTTGCTACATGGTACATTAGTTTTGTAGGTTGGTTTAATAACTTTTCGGAATAGGAGATGAATCGTAGCAGAAATTAGGAAGACTCCTACtgcaagatgaagaatctttttGGGATTTCAGTTTTAGGAGGAACTTTCTAGACTGAGAAGTGTCGTAGTTCCAAAATCTAGTTGAGCTACTTCACAAACAAGGAACACCACAGAATAGCCAGGATGTATGGAGGTTGGAGGGGGAGAGGGGCTATGGATTGTTTTCTGTTTGGTCATTCTATGAGAAACTCCTTGTTAGGAAAGAGGTTGCATTTCAACATAGATTGGTTTGGATTCCAAAGGTACCGAGAAAGATGTGTTTCTTCCATTCACTTCTAAGAAGAGGAGTGATATTGTCGGTAGAGTATCAAAGGAAGAGGAAGGTTACGTACATTAGTTGGTGTTTTATGTGTAAAAGCTCGAGTGAAGGCGTCGACCATCTCCTCCTTCATTGCCAGGTAGCCTTGAGGTCATGGTGAGAATCCTGTTGGTTTGGACTATCTTGAGTTATGCTAGACACGGTAAAAGAGTTAATGTTCAGTTGGAATTACGATAGATGGAAGAGAAGACGCAGGGCATAGAATGTTGCTCCACTAGCTCTTATGTGGGTCGTTTGGAGAGAAAACTAGGTGAGCTTTTGAAGATGTTGAGATGAACTTTATACAATTGAGGAATGATCTCTCCCTTTTTTGGTGCACCTGTGAGGTTCCTTTGTGTATAGAAGATTGAAGGTTTTTGTAGAGAACCATATCTTTTTTGTAGGTTTTCTACTCATTTCTATACTAACTGTATATGGGCGTTTAGAGTCCATACGTCAATAAAGATattacttcataaaaaaaaaaaggaaaaagacatgGCTAATTCCTCAAGGATGACTTGGTCATTCTTCTAGAGCTCTTATCGTTTTTGTGGCATCTTGAGCCCTCTTGGTGATAGAAACTAGAAAGGTGGCTATGGTTGGTGTCATCCTTTGGTGTGTTTGTTTACTTAAATTTCTCCTTTCATTTAAAGAGAAGGATTGGAAAAAACAAGTTACctactatattttttataaagggACAAGGAAATGAAAGCATCaatttgattgatgtttttACTAACATGCTTTACAGCCGCTTATTTATGGTTGTTTAATGCTACTTCAGTGACCTGTACTTCTCTTTCTATTTTGTTAACCAATTATTTCTGCTATTTACACATACGTGCTATCTTTTCATGGGTATTATGTCTATTACCATACTTCTTCATTGACTGCAGAAATTGCCTGTTATGTACATTGTAAACCTGCAATTCTGAACTTCACACTCTTTGCTTCACACTAGTAATCTTTATGTAGAGAAGATGGGAGTGCCTCATGCATCAAGGAAGGAGGATTATTATTGTAGGTGACCTCAATATTGCTCCTGCTTCCATAGATCGGTGCGACGCAGAACCTGATTTTGAGAAGAACGTGTAAGCTGTTTcctgaaattttttatatgcaATAACAGTTAccagtttaaaaataaaataaaatttatatgcaCTATATAAATTAATTCTTTTGTATCATCTTTTAAGAACAATTCTTTTTAGTAAATGGTTAATTTTCCCTGCGTTGCAGGTTCAGACAATGGTTTAGATCATTGCTAGTGCAAAATGGAGGGCGTCTCCTTGATATTTTTAGAGCAAAGCATCCTGATAGgtttctctctttctatttATGTTTACTTTTGTAATTTCTTAATCCTCACTACACGGCTAAGGGGAAAAGGGAGGAAATCATGTCCGATGTTAATTCCTATCTATCTTAATCATTCACTgcacattttttctaaaaaagacaCATATGGGATGAGTTTTTCTTTGATTCTCAAGGTCAATTAAGAAGTAAGAGTATTCATCTTGATTtcctttaaattttgtatttcttgTCATCTTATTTTATGAACCTTTTGTTGACTTCATCTAGTAATTTGCTACAGAAAAGGAGCCTATACTTGCTGGTCACAGAGTACAGGAGCCGAGGAATTTAATTATGGTTCTAGGATTGATCACATACTTAGTGCCACATCATGCTTGCATGGTGAGGAAACTCAGGAAGGGCATGACTTTGTTACTTGCAATGTTGCAGAGTGTGACATATTGATGCAATTTCAAAGGTGCAAACCTGGAAATACGCCAAGGTAAACATTTAGCTATTCATAATATGGAAATTACATGATTGCGATCTGTAATTATAGACAAGTGAGGATAGTTCTGaaagataataattttacttagcAGCTCTATGTCAGTATACCTTAGTTTGATCAGATAACCTGGATGCTTTGCTGCGATGGAAAGAAATGTGCTCTCTTAAATCTGTCATGTTACAGTTTCTGATTGATTTGTCATGATGATTATAGCAAGTAAATTCCAACTAGTACCCTTAGTTATCACTCTTTTCCTGTGAAAATATATAGTGCAAAAGAGAACCTCTGGCAGTATCAGATGAGTTAATCACATACATGATATTGGCCAACTTATATTGGGTTTTCAATTGTTCATTATTGTTCATGTTAGCAACTGTTATCACTCATGGTTGTCTGATAACATGGTGATTGAGGATCTGGCAATCACACTTTAGATATCTACACTCCACAGGTGGAAAGGAGGGAGGAGCATCAAATTAGAAGGTTCTGATCATGTTCCAGTTTACATGAGTTTAGTAGAAATTCCTGAAGTATTGGAGCATAGCACCCCGCCATTATCTACCAGATATCATCCCCAGGTCTTCGGGAGTCAAACTCTTGGTGAGACTTTAGTCAAGTTAcattaaaatatcaattttctTGGAGACGCTGTTGTGTTTGTTTAACTGGAACTCTTTTGATATAGATATCTGCTCACACAATTCACAATCACTTTATATCAAGTTTGATGTTATTGTTCCAAAATTAATTTCCAGAATGTTATAGAAATCTTTTGTGTGATGTGCAAATAAAAAGTATTGGTTTAATATTGATGGGGGTAGGTAGCAATCAAGCAGCAAACAATCTGTTGCAGCTAAAgctgttttcttcttctttgggcTTGTGAATGCTGTTATTTGGAGGAATTTAGTTAACTGACGGCTAGTTAATGTTCATGCTAGTTGCCTAGTTGATCAAATCAATCTCTTATTTCTTCTCCAAGTTTAAATCAATTCAAAACAGAAAGAGTAGAAGAGAAATCAGTCACTTAgattttctttctctctctctctcattctaaaattaaattaattcatttagCAAGCTGTTAGTCTCAATTACATTTTGTCTCCTAGAAGAGAGGTCATCATAATATTGAAAACTAGAGGAAAGTCCTGGGAATTTTACTTtgagaaaaattaatttaacttatatcTTCTATTATGCCAAAGGcttttaaataattagaagTCAGTTATTGCAACCAAAAGGATCATGTATGATTGCCAATAAAGTGATGCGTGGGGTTTGTGATGTACATATACATTACTATGACTGATGTTCCATGTTTTGTCAAGTATAACTAGCTGAGTCTATCCACTCACCTAGTTGAGTTTATTTATCAGTCATTTAAAGGGTGCCCTCTTGACCATCATGTAAGCACTAATAAATTATGTTCAGTTTGGTTTTTGTATGGCGCAGCATTGCGTTCTGTGTTCAGTTTATCACATTGTAGTTTGTCTTTTGAATTTCCTTCTCAAAAGTGCAGTGTCAATGTTCACGAGAAGGCAAACAACTGAGCAAGTTGTTTCAGAGGAAAGTGAAAGCCCTCAGATTCCAAGTCAGGAAGACTTTCTCTCA
Protein-coding regions in this window:
- the LOC125860963 gene encoding DNA-(apurinic or apyrimidinic site) endonuclease 2, whose protein sequence is MKIVTYNVNGLRPRIQQFGSLLKLLDSLDADIICFQETKLSKHDLRADLVRAEGYESFFSCCTRTSDRGRSSGYSGVATFCRVKSAFMSNEVALPISAEEGFTGLLATSKGYEPRKEKCPSIAEGLECFSRDELLKVDSEGRCLITDHGHFVLFNLYGPRAVQDDSERIQFKLTFFKMLERRWECLMHQGRRIIIVGDLNIAPASIDRCDAEPDFEKNVFRQWFRSLLVQNGGRLLDIFRAKHPDRKGAYTCWSQSTGAEEFNYGSRIDHILSATSCLHGEETQEGHDFVTCNVAECDILMQFQRCKPGNTPRWKGGRSIKLEGSDHVPVYMSLVEIPEVLEHSTPPLSTRYHPQVFGSQTLVSMFTRRQTTEQVVSEESESPQIPSQEDFLSTPEKYGSRASQISVLGSQSNANILPCIATKKKARLGQGSQLTLNSFFQKRTHRSETSSSSFADSKLCQTDISYSQIEPDGVPSAADESGASKDCRSSAIDNNQHKCQLDVCDSDKEKRKVALQEWQRIQQLMQNSVPLCKGHQEPCVPRVVKKAGPNLGRRFYACARAEGPSSNPEANCGYFKWAAVLKSKGKGK